The Candidatus Zixiibacteriota bacterium genome contains a region encoding:
- a CDS encoding cytochrome c3 family protein has protein sequence MSGKNFRILSGAMVLLLTGISIASTVEIYTSQDMIKKSQSCLDCHEDKSASLSGTVHQLSRTTDLNSPVTVGCIGCHDGWEAHLEEPSRETVADPRSYSAVDLAEVCSRCHTTAHQAAMISTNPHNRTDVNCLSCHTIHRMNEAKTGRDDMPDKCLSCHTGVAAEFNARSAHPLASGNISCIDCHSLEGTKDPELAVGLDWTCQSCHSDKAGPFVHEHPVAYTHLVNGGGCTECHRPHGSPNDRLLNQPGNGTCLQCHGTPPGHRIEHSGLGTKLACVDCHTDIHGSYDNRFFLDPDLGTKLFPDCYQSGCHIMNR, from the coding sequence ATGTCGGGCAAAAATTTCAGAATTCTATCTGGGGCGATGGTCCTTCTGCTGACCGGCATATCGATTGCATCGACGGTAGAAATATACACCAGTCAGGATATGATCAAAAAATCACAATCATGTCTCGACTGTCATGAAGATAAGTCGGCCTCGCTGTCCGGAACGGTGCATCAATTGAGCCGTACGACCGATTTAAATTCACCCGTGACGGTCGGCTGTATCGGTTGCCACGACGGCTGGGAGGCACATCTCGAGGAACCATCCAGAGAAACCGTCGCCGATCCGCGCAGTTATTCGGCAGTCGATCTGGCCGAGGTTTGCAGTCGTTGTCACACGACGGCTCATCAGGCGGCAATGATATCGACCAATCCTCACAATCGAACCGATGTCAACTGCTTATCCTGCCACACCATTCACCGGATGAATGAGGCGAAAACCGGTAGGGATGATATGCCGGACAAATGTCTGTCGTGTCATACCGGGGTGGCCGCGGAATTCAACGCGCGATCGGCTCACCCGCTGGCTTCGGGCAATATCAGTTGTATCGACTGCCACAGCCTTGAGGGAACGAAAGATCCCGAATTGGCGGTCGGGCTCGACTGGACCTGCCAGAGCTGTCACAGCGATAAGGCCGGACCGTTCGTGCACGAACATCCGGTTGCCTACACTCACCTGGTCAATGGCGGCGGTTGTACCGAATGTCACCGGCCGCATGGATCGCCGAATGATCGCCTGCTCAATCAGCCCGGTAACGGAACCTGTTTGCAGTGCCACGGGACGCCTCCCGGGCATCGGATCGAACACAGCGGGTTGGGAACAAAACTGGCCTGTGTCGACTGCCATACGGATATTCATGGTTCCTATGATAATCGTTTTTTTCTGGATCCCGATCTGGGTACGAAATTATTCCCGGATTGTTATCAATCCGGCTGTCATATAATGAACAGGTAA
- a CDS encoding translocation/assembly module TamB domain-containing protein, which produces MYENRNITRRFLKGLFWSAMVAAILLILAVTLAILPPGESLIKNRLAAWLSDYTGRAVSIGRLETNLFSRLQIENLEIAGNNDDRDHPLLLLKNLRVKFSLAEIWRRKIVIGTVYLDSAAINLYRDSTGRFNIAFLDTLMNSELTADTVESSSGFSVVPGDISLNNMALNYLDEFLEIQAGIHNVHGHIKKDGTDEYDYRIAIDSLAAVYENLPFLLTDIETGGIIDDSGLTMEMTCAETDSLRLEARAALKFGEQTNVNGDLHLSGRPGSLIRRASEIYQLSSPDHIGDIDLNVAVDGSLQQPELSARLAFSDVSFLNVAASEGLIVSRLEGDTLALDSMNIRTLGGSLAGHGYTVLDSSLATGLWINLNKISLPRLWTAVYKETAPYLGTLTGSLAFEGYGREIESWSVKADLDVLKASYRGQPLPDFYARVNFENGLTSLNVHQENFDITSHIRIRDRFLKGDFAASIKNLEPMAGLFNQPDLIGQLNASGLIDGPLDSPSFDAQINGKGLRYRNFPIDTLVAGMIYKDNVLNIENLSFAGASDSSSGAPFYLESFSGQYGYQGRVSGTIDNPTGNIAIELYQPGYAGWALDSGFLEISLADRQATINKGAMYRDSLVIIPQAEFSLTDLKGHLNIDLQTLKSPSQDTAAISDQITRQVSPIGNISTSFDLSDSLNWTCRGIGENLALDELTGLLHDSLDLKGTAEFVFDMNGLPGRPLGLFRFRAEEINYRGMTFDSATARLRLADNILELNDLQLIGKGQKLSVAAVIPLEFDSAGDLILDDNAIIRGKISASDFQLQALESLLPEGMKPSGRMSLELKWNGTALSPNLWGWCEIHDGQLTPGPEDRPVSRIEIKTTIRDSLISFEKATAVILENPLSIEGFLTVSEWKRLNTSLYFNFSDYGRVRCDGHISADSLDFEASIEHFDLETVLPLMPDIRELSGLVDGQLSVFGPASGPEITGHLGIRDLAFRHVMLDQPLQNGIIAITFIDNNIRLDTLYLSPGGGSIFINGDLVHEQEQVKAINLKAAIDSVRVSRNQQYSIDLTSARLNYTGNDDHYLLDGDIELGESRLTVNFKPQSILPWARSVEQTAPELPAFMDQTRIDIRIRESSRLWVDNNLARIRIHTELGVIGSPIKPNFSGRVTIEEGYLLYLDRKFQVKKGVVFFYDPNRFNPEVDLAAEAKVTNYQALEATAYTIKFSASGQLNELQYGLISEPVLDKTDIISLLTFGVTSGQLIGRDQGTKNALMERAQMLSSQKISGYVSRRLGAVFGLDQVSVEGNLFDFNQSGGPQLIAAKQISGRARVTYTTTVGYLNEQSIRLDYRLTRHFSLEGQTDQLGKSSIGLKYGVKFR; this is translated from the coding sequence ATGTATGAAAACCGGAATATAACCCGTCGATTTCTTAAAGGGCTTTTTTGGTCCGCCATGGTGGCGGCCATTCTGCTGATTCTGGCTGTTACATTGGCGATTCTTCCCCCGGGGGAAAGTCTGATCAAAAATAGACTGGCGGCATGGTTGAGTGATTATACCGGCCGGGCGGTTTCTATTGGCCGGCTGGAAACCAACCTGTTTTCGCGTCTCCAAATCGAGAATCTGGAAATCGCCGGAAATAACGACGACCGCGACCACCCGCTTTTGCTCCTGAAGAACCTGCGGGTTAAATTCAGCCTGGCTGAAATCTGGAGACGGAAAATTGTTATCGGCACTGTCTATCTCGATTCCGCCGCGATTAATCTGTATCGTGATTCAACCGGCCGTTTCAATATAGCTTTTCTGGATACACTGATGAATTCCGAACTAACCGCCGACACGGTCGAATCATCCTCCGGCTTTTCCGTGGTTCCGGGCGATATTTCCCTGAATAACATGGCATTGAATTATCTTGATGAATTTCTTGAGATTCAAGCCGGCATCCATAATGTTCATGGCCATATTAAAAAAGACGGCACCGATGAATATGATTATCGGATAGCAATCGACAGTCTTGCCGCAGTCTATGAAAACCTGCCGTTCCTCCTGACCGATATCGAAACCGGAGGAATAATCGACGATTCAGGTTTGACAATGGAAATGACCTGTGCCGAAACCGACAGCCTGCGTCTGGAAGCCCGCGCCGCGCTCAAATTCGGTGAACAGACCAACGTGAATGGCGATTTGCATCTGAGCGGTCGACCCGGTTCCCTGATACGGAGAGCGTCTGAAATCTATCAGCTATCATCTCCGGATCATATCGGCGATATTGATTTGAATGTGGCTGTCGACGGGTCTCTTCAACAACCCGAGCTTTCCGCCCGCCTGGCCTTTTCCGATGTTTCGTTTCTCAATGTGGCAGCCAGTGAGGGTCTGATTGTCTCCCGCCTTGAAGGTGATACTCTGGCTCTTGATTCCATGAATATCCGGACTCTGGGCGGATCTCTGGCCGGCCATGGCTATACTGTTCTGGATAGCAGTCTGGCCACCGGCCTTTGGATTAATCTTAATAAAATCTCTTTACCCCGGTTATGGACGGCTGTCTACAAAGAAACGGCTCCCTATCTGGGAACATTGACCGGATCCCTGGCTTTCGAGGGTTATGGCCGGGAAATCGAAAGTTGGTCGGTTAAGGCGGATTTGGATGTTTTAAAAGCCAGCTATCGGGGACAGCCGTTGCCCGATTTTTATGCCCGGGTTAATTTCGAGAATGGATTGACTTCACTTAACGTCCATCAGGAAAATTTCGATATAACATCTCATATCCGGATTCGGGATCGATTTCTTAAAGGGGATTTTGCGGCCTCCATTAAAAATCTCGAACCGATGGCCGGGCTCTTCAACCAACCGGACTTAATCGGGCAACTGAATGCTTCGGGTCTGATTGATGGGCCTCTTGATTCACCATCATTTGATGCCCAAATCAACGGAAAGGGTTTACGTTACCGAAATTTCCCGATTGATACTCTTGTCGCCGGGATGATTTATAAAGACAATGTTTTAAATATTGAAAATCTGTCCTTCGCGGGAGCTTCCGATTCTTCGTCCGGGGCGCCCTTTTATCTCGAATCCTTCTCCGGTCAATATGGCTATCAAGGGCGGGTGAGCGGAACTATCGACAATCCGACGGGGAATATTGCCATTGAATTGTATCAGCCGGGTTACGCCGGTTGGGCTCTTGATTCGGGTTTCCTTGAAATATCTCTGGCCGACCGGCAGGCGACGATTAACAAGGGGGCGATGTATCGCGATTCCCTGGTGATTATCCCGCAGGCGGAATTCAGTCTGACGGATTTAAAAGGACATCTGAATATAGATCTTCAGACCCTGAAGTCGCCTTCGCAGGATACTGCCGCTATTTCAGATCAGATAACGAGACAGGTATCCCCGATCGGAAATATTTCCACCTCATTTGATCTTTCCGACAGTCTCAACTGGACCTGCCGCGGCATTGGCGAGAATCTGGCGCTTGACGAATTAACCGGTCTTCTGCATGATTCGCTTGATCTGAAGGGTACGGCGGAATTTGTTTTCGATATGAATGGTCTGCCCGGCCGACCTCTGGGGCTTTTCAGGTTCCGGGCGGAGGAAATTAATTACCGGGGTATGACCTTCGATTCCGCGACTGCAAGACTGAGGCTGGCTGATAACATCCTGGAATTAAATGACCTGCAACTCATCGGTAAGGGACAAAAGCTATCGGTCGCGGCCGTCATACCTCTTGAATTCGACAGCGCCGGCGATTTAATTCTGGATGATAATGCCATAATTCGGGGGAAAATCAGCGCCTCGGATTTTCAACTTCAGGCTCTGGAGTCTTTACTCCCTGAAGGCATGAAGCCGTCAGGCCGCATGTCACTGGAACTTAAATGGAACGGAACCGCGCTGTCACCGAATCTGTGGGGATGGTGCGAGATTCATGACGGACAACTGACACCGGGCCCGGAAGACCGACCTGTCAGCCGGATTGAAATTAAAACCACAATTCGGGATTCTTTAATTTCTTTTGAGAAGGCAACCGCGGTCATTCTCGAAAACCCGCTTTCAATCGAGGGGTTCCTGACTGTTTCGGAATGGAAACGGCTGAATACCAGCCTTTATTTCAATTTCTCCGATTATGGCCGGGTTCGTTGCGATGGCCATATTTCGGCTGATTCCCTTGATTTCGAAGCATCAATTGAGCATTTCGACCTTGAGACCGTTCTTCCGCTGATGCCCGATATCAGAGAATTGTCCGGATTGGTGGATGGTCAGCTATCTGTTTTCGGTCCTGCCTCCGGGCCGGAAATAACCGGACATCTCGGAATCAGAGATCTGGCATTCCGGCATGTCATGCTGGATCAGCCCCTTCAAAATGGTATAATCGCGATTACTTTTATTGATAACAATATCCGACTCGACACTCTGTATCTTAGTCCTGGAGGCGGGTCAATCTTTATAAACGGTGATCTGGTACATGAACAGGAGCAAGTAAAGGCAATTAACCTTAAAGCCGCAATTGACAGTGTTCGGGTATCGCGGAACCAGCAGTATAGTATTGATTTAACATCGGCCCGCCTTAATTACACCGGGAACGACGACCATTATCTGCTTGATGGTGATATCGAATTGGGTGAGTCGCGGTTGACGGTCAATTTCAAACCCCAGTCCATCCTGCCCTGGGCTCGGTCAGTGGAACAGACCGCCCCGGAACTACCGGCTTTCATGGATCAAACCCGGATCGATATTCGCATCCGGGAATCCAGCCGCCTCTGGGTGGATAATAACCTGGCGCGAATCAGGATTCATACCGAACTGGGGGTTATCGGCAGCCCCATTAAACCCAATTTTTCCGGAAGAGTAACGATCGAGGAAGGGTATTTGCTCTATCTCGACCGGAAATTTCAGGTTAAGAAGGGGGTGGTCTTTTTCTATGATCCAAATCGTTTTAATCCGGAAGTCGATCTGGCCGCCGAAGCCAAAGTGACCAATTACCAGGCTCTGGAAGCAACAGCGTATACCATTAAATTTTCGGCTTCCGGGCAACTCAATGAATTGCAGTATGGCCTGATCTCGGAACCGGTTCTCGATAAAACCGATATAATTTCCCTGCTGACTTTCGGGGTGACCAGCGGCCAGTTGATCGGCCGAGACCAGGGGACAAAAAATGCGCTTATGGAGCGGGCCCAGATGCTGTCAAGCCAGAAAATTTCGGGTTATGTTTCGCGACGGCTCGGAGCCGTTTTCGGGCTCGATCAGGTGTCGGTCGAGGGTAACCTGTTCGATTTCAATCAATCGGGCGGGCCGCAATTGATCGCCGCCAAACAGATTTCCGGACGGGCCCGGGTCACGTACACGACCACGGTCGGTTATTTGAACGAACAGAGTATCCGGCTCGATTATCGCCTGACCCGTCATTTTTCGCTAGAGGGCCAGACCGACCAACTCGGCAAATCCTCGATCGGCCTTAAGTACGGAGTGAAATTCCGATGA
- the bamA gene encoding outer membrane protein assembly factor BamA encodes MKRPMMFVIQVALAMVMMAVATNADSDLRFKVRRLEISGTRAFRPERLKRLMLTRPSSFLSSSNFYPDVLYNDLDNLVTFYHQNGYLEMKMVDTVIHYDSSSARVDLNLKIEEGKLTRVAGVTIFGNTVFSDSVLLHELKIHEGDPFRRNLVQDGMVAMVYLYAEQGYLNAVIKPDIRINSDTYLAIIDFTVIERSRANIAKINLSGNVKTRPYVIRRELDFAPGEIVRYSKLMTAQRRLYLTGLFESVFIRPQEAGDPDSTARDILVEVKESLASEFNISAGYGSVEKLRGRIELLSHNLSGRAWQVGTNINGSAIKRGAEASFSEPWTFGTRWRTDLNLLFEFLVEPGYDLSRYGGRLTIGRNLGEKANISLAFRSEDARLRHIEVTELPDDFDSRIRSFALSLIRDTRDNLFNPSRGIYTEWSNEIAGAFLKGNNTFARSIIRGKYFLTVNRATVVGSALEIGWMDYFGASDQIPLSERFYTGGPNSVRGFKYQRLGPLDSAGVPLGGKFMVVWNVAEVRRVIYKMIGAAVFIDYGSVWRRAADFRFGDMRASIGAGLRASTPIGIIRLDYGINVDHKGKEPSGRLYFSMGNTF; translated from the coding sequence ATGAAAAGACCGATGATGTTTGTCATTCAGGTTGCACTGGCGATGGTAATGATGGCTGTTGCCACTAACGCGGATTCCGACCTGAGATTCAAAGTCCGCCGTCTGGAAATAAGCGGAACCAGGGCTTTCAGGCCCGAACGTTTGAAACGGTTGATGCTCACCCGCCCTTCGTCTTTTTTAAGTTCTTCGAATTTTTATCCCGATGTTCTTTACAATGATCTCGATAATCTGGTGACCTTCTACCATCAAAATGGCTACCTTGAAATGAAAATGGTCGATACCGTCATCCACTACGATTCATCATCGGCCCGGGTCGATCTAAATCTCAAGATCGAAGAAGGCAAATTGACCCGGGTGGCCGGCGTGACGATCTTCGGTAATACCGTATTTTCCGATTCGGTATTGTTGCATGAGTTGAAAATCCATGAAGGTGATCCTTTTCGGCGCAATCTGGTTCAGGATGGAATGGTGGCGATGGTGTACCTTTATGCTGAGCAGGGTTATCTTAATGCCGTAATCAAGCCCGATATTCGGATCAACAGCGATACTTATCTGGCCATCATCGATTTCACTGTTATCGAACGATCCCGGGCGAATATCGCCAAAATCAACCTGAGCGGAAATGTAAAAACCCGCCCCTATGTAATCCGGCGGGAACTGGATTTCGCGCCCGGCGAAATCGTCCGGTATTCCAAATTGATGACGGCCCAGCGGCGGCTGTATTTGACCGGCCTGTTCGAAAGCGTTTTTATCCGGCCTCAGGAGGCGGGCGATCCGGATTCTACCGCCCGGGATATCCTGGTTGAGGTGAAAGAAAGCCTGGCCAGCGAATTCAATATTTCCGCAGGCTACGGTTCGGTCGAAAAGTTACGCGGCCGGATTGAACTCCTTTCACATAATCTCAGCGGCCGGGCCTGGCAGGTCGGAACGAATATCAACGGCAGTGCCATCAAGCGAGGGGCCGAAGCTTCATTCAGCGAACCCTGGACCTTCGGGACCCGCTGGCGGACCGATCTCAATCTCCTGTTCGAATTTCTGGTCGAACCGGGTTACGATCTCAGCCGCTATGGCGGCCGTTTGACCATCGGGCGAAATCTGGGAGAAAAAGCCAATATTTCTCTGGCTTTTCGTTCCGAGGATGCTCGATTAAGACATATCGAGGTTACCGAACTGCCCGATGATTTTGATTCCCGGATCCGCAGTTTTGCCCTCTCGCTGATCCGCGATACCCGCGACAATCTTTTTAATCCGAGCAGGGGAATATACACCGAGTGGAGTAACGAAATCGCCGGTGCTTTCTTAAAAGGTAATAATACTTTCGCTCGCTCGATTATCCGTGGCAAGTATTTTCTAACTGTCAACCGGGCCACCGTTGTCGGCTCGGCGCTGGAAATCGGGTGGATGGATTATTTCGGGGCCAGCGATCAGATACCGCTGAGTGAGCGGTTTTATACCGGTGGTCCGAACTCGGTCCGGGGTTTCAAATATCAGCGGCTGGGTCCGCTCGACAGCGCCGGGGTCCCACTCGGCGGCAAGTTTATGGTGGTCTGGAATGTTGCCGAAGTGCGGCGGGTGATCTATAAAATGATCGGGGCGGCGGTTTTTATCGATTACGGTAGTGTCTGGCGGCGGGCCGCTGATTTCCGTTTCGGTGATATGCGTGCCTCAATCGGGGCGGGACTGAGAGCCAGCACCCCGATCGGGATTATCCGGCTCGATTATGGAATCAATGTCGATCATAAGGGTAAAGAGCCATCGGGCCGGCTTTATTTCAGCATGGGTAACACCTTTTAG
- a CDS encoding sigma 54-interacting transcriptional regulator translates to MNSKNENLKFFKVILSSIADGVFTVDSRKIITSFNRAAEKITGIPASKAIGKFCSDVFHSDICENCLLQETLKTGSEAIDRPVNIINSRGDKIPISISTAILRDEKGNILGAVETFRDLTAIEHLRKELDKKYSVEDIISKSPKIHKLFAILPDIAESESTVLIEGPSGSGKELFARAIHNLSLRRDNPYVIINCGTLPHQLFESELFGYKKGAFTDAKQDKKGKLATAERGTVFFDEIGDLPLSTQVKLLRLLQQREYEPVGGTTPVKTDIRVVAATNRDLKQQVATGKFREDLYFRLAVVKFALPSLRERREDIPYLVDHFIRRFNARKGRKIISVSPDVMSLLLRHDFPGNIRELENIIEYAFVVCKGSIIQKEHLPTELLTAHKDDLYGMADDISPIAEKIDEQTRILSALKRHGGILSKAAEELGMHRTTLWRKIKRYNINHKTA, encoded by the coding sequence ATGAATAGCAAAAATGAAAACCTGAAATTTTTCAAGGTAATCCTAAGTTCGATTGCCGATGGTGTTTTCACGGTCGACAGCCGGAAAATTATTACCAGTTTCAACCGGGCCGCCGAGAAAATCACCGGTATTCCGGCCTCGAAGGCGATCGGTAAATTTTGTTCCGATGTCTTTCATTCCGATATCTGCGAAAATTGCCTGCTTCAGGAAACCCTGAAAACCGGGTCCGAGGCGATCGATCGGCCGGTCAATATAATCAACAGCCGCGGTGATAAAATCCCGATCAGTATCTCCACTGCCATCCTGCGCGACGAAAAAGGCAATATCCTGGGTGCTGTCGAGACTTTCCGCGATCTGACTGCGATTGAACATCTCCGTAAGGAACTCGACAAGAAATATTCGGTTGAGGATATTATCTCCAAAAGCCCCAAAATACACAAATTATTTGCCATTCTGCCCGATATTGCCGAGAGTGAAAGCACGGTTTTAATTGAGGGGCCGTCCGGTTCGGGCAAAGAATTATTCGCCCGGGCGATTCATAATCTCAGCCTGCGGCGGGATAATCCTTATGTCATTATCAATTGCGGGACTCTGCCGCACCAGCTTTTCGAATCGGAATTGTTTGGTTATAAAAAGGGCGCTTTCACCGACGCGAAACAGGATAAGAAAGGCAAACTGGCTACCGCCGAAAGGGGGACGGTTTTTTTCGATGAAATCGGTGATTTGCCGTTATCCACCCAGGTCAAACTCCTCCGATTACTCCAGCAAAGGGAATACGAGCCGGTCGGGGGTACAACGCCGGTCAAGACCGATATCCGGGTGGTGGCAGCTACCAATCGTGATTTAAAACAGCAGGTGGCGACCGGGAAATTCCGCGAGGATCTCTATTTCCGTCTGGCCGTGGTCAAATTCGCACTGCCGTCACTGCGCGAGCGCCGCGAAGATATTCCCTACCTTGTAGATCACTTCATCCGGCGATTTAACGCCCGCAAAGGCCGGAAGATTATAAGCGTCAGCCCCGATGTCATGAGCCTGTTACTGCGTCACGATTTCCCCGGCAATATTCGAGAACTTGAAAATATTATCGAATATGCCTTCGTAGTATGCAAAGGGAGCATTATCCAGAAAGAACACCTGCCCACCGAACTTTTAACAGCCCATAAGGATGATCTTTACGGGATGGCCGATGATATTTCACCCATCGCCGAGAAAATCGATGAGCAAACCCGTATCCTTTCGGCCCTGAAACGCCACGGTGGTATCCTCTCGAAGGCGGCCGAGGAACTGGGCATGCATCGGACCACTTTGTGGCGTAAAATAAAACGCTATAATATCAATCACAAGACAGCCTGA